The genomic window CCGCCCGGTGCCGCCCCCACGTCCAGCCGTGCGCAGAGAGCCGCCAGCGCCAAGGGTTGCGAGGACAATCGAACCTCAGTTGCGAGGGCCCGTCTTCCCCAATGTCGGTGCAGGCGTCGCATTGGCATTGTCTCAGCCTCAAGGGGCTGAGCGTTTTCCTAATGTCGGCGCAGGAGTCGGTGCCCAATAGCCCTGAGCCGCGCGCGAGCTTACCGAAATACAGTATCGACCAGCACGCTCTACTCAATACGTGACTGTGTCGCTGAGTGTTGATCGACGCTGCCCTTCCTTTAGTCACACACTCAAAAGCGCCCGTTGCTGTTGTGCAACAGTGCTTTCCCGTTAAGCTAACCTGCAAAGAGTCATGGGCGATCAGCTTGTTTCGTAGGCACGGAACCGGTATTGGCGACGAGTTAGATTGCGTCCGTGTTATTGAACAGACCCGCTTTTCCGGGGGAGCCAGGCGCTAGTCTTTGTGTTGAACGTCGTTATGCGACTACTGGGGCAGGGGAACACATGGGTCATGCAAGCATAACCAGCGCGCTGGTGCTGGCGAGTCTCGCACTTGCGGGGTGCGCTACGGGTCAACAGCTTCCAACGCCACCGGCACAGCTTGAGTCATTGACGAAAACGACGCTGAAGATCGAGCAGGTACCGGCGCCTGCGCAGCCCGTCGATGTGGCCATTTATGAGTTTCCGGATCTGACGGGTCAGGCCAAGCCCAACGACAATTTTGCCGAATACAGCCGCGCCGTAACCCAGGGCGGCGCCAATTTGTTGATCGACGTCCTGAAGTCGACCGGCAATGGGCAATGGTTCAGGGTTGTCGAGCGAGGTGGGCTGAAGAACCTGGTTCAGGAGCGCACGCTGATCGAGAACACTCAGCGCGCCTATAGCCCTGGCGCTGCAAACCTCCCGCCTGTGCGATTTGCCGGGTTGATCCTCGAGGGTGGGATTGTCGGCTACGATTCCAACGAACGTACAGGGGGGGCCGGTGCGCGCTTCCTCGGCATCGGAGGCGACGTCCAGTATCGCTCGGATCTCGTGACGATCTCCTTGCGCGCTGTCAGCGTCCAGACGGGCGAAGTTCTCGCGTCGACCACGACGTCGAAGCAAATCTATTCTTACATGATGCGCGGTGGCGCCTACAAATTCGCGGCCCCGGAAGAGCTGCTCGAGATCGAAGCTGGCAATTCCTACAACGACCCGGGCCACCTCGCAGTGAGAGAAAGCATAGAGCTTGCAGTCTACTCTCTGATCGTTGAGGGGCTACAAAACGGGCTATGGACTCTCAGCGACAGTGCTGCGCAGCAAAAGCTGATTCAGGACTTCACGACGACCTACGCCCGCACGCTTCCGCGCGGATCCTAAATCTGTAAGTAATAATACTCTATTGAATTAGTAAGAACGGGGCCTTTTGCGGCCCCGTTCTGCGTTGTGGCACTGCAATAAAATTGCGTCATCCGCATCCGTTACGCCTGTACTGGAACGAGCTGGCCCAAAATGACGCGTCGATTTCCCCAGAGTGTTTCAACCCGAAGCAGGCTAAGCCTATGTGCTATTTTTGTCTCACTATGGCTTTATAGATCCTGTCGTAATTTACCATTTAACAGTTTTGAAAGCGTTTCGACTTGCGGTCAGGACTTTGTCTCTGGTATTAACCGATCGTTAACCCTCGCCAAAAAGCGCGATGGGCGAGCCGGGGCGGGGGGTGTTCCCGCGGGTCAAAAATTCATTTGGGAGACATTCATGTCATTTAAGAAGCTACTCATGGCGAGCGCCGCCATGGTGCCATTGGCTATGGGCGCAGCAAATGCGCAGACAGCCAATCA from Georhizobium profundi includes these protein-coding regions:
- a CDS encoding CsgG/HfaB family protein; the protein is MTKTTLKIEQVPAPAQPVDVAIYEFPDLTGQAKPNDNFAEYSRAVTQGGANLLIDVLKSTGNGQWFRVVERGGLKNLVQERTLIENTQRAYSPGAANLPPVRFAGLILEGGIVGYDSNERTGGAGARFLGIGGDVQYRSDLVTISLRAVSVQTGEVLASTTTSKQIYSYMMRGGAYKFAAPEELLEIEAGNSYNDPGHLAVRESIELAVYSLIVEGLQNGLWTLSDSAAQQKLIQDFTTTYARTLPRGS